The genomic window TCGGTACCGCGCGGGTTCGTTCGGGCGTCGTCGAAACGGGGATGTTCGCGACGTCCCCGGCGTCCTTCCGCACGAGCGGGCGTTCGGTGACCGAGAACCCGGCCGTCGCCACCGCCGTCTTCGACCATGTGGACGCGCGCGGGGCGTTCGGCGGCGCGTGGCGGGACGAGCAGCTCGGCGGCGACCCCTACGGCCCGGGGATGCGGGCCGAGATGCGGCCGGGGCTCCGGACGGCGGGCGGGACGTTCACCCTGACCGGCGCCGGGGACATCGCCCCGCTCGTGGGCGGCCCGGCGCTCGGCAACGCCTTCCCGGTCGAGGCGTTCCTCGTCGGCGCGTTCGCCGGGCTGATCGCGCTCGCCGTCCTCGGGGCGACGGCCATGACCGCCGAGTACCGGCGCGGCATGATCCGCACGACGCTCGCCGCGAGCCCGCATCCCGGCCGGGTGCTCGCGGCGAAGGCCGTCGTGCTCGGGGCGGTCGCGTTCACGGTCGGGACGGCCGCCGCGCTCGTCGCGGTCCGGGTCGGGGAGCACCGCGTCCGGGCCGACGGCTACGCGATCTTCACCGTGCCCGCGCTCACCGAGGTCCGGGCCGTCGCGGGCACCGGGCTGCTGCTGGCCGCCGCCGCGATCCTGGCGCTCGGCGCCGGGACGGTGCTGCGGCGCGGCGCGGTCGCGGTGACGGGCATCGTCGTCCTGATCGTCATCCCGTACATCCTCGCGATGAGCGCCGTGCTGCCGTCCGGGGCCGCGAACTGGGTTTTGCGGGTCAGCCCCGCTGCGGGGTTCGCGGTGCAGCAGACGCTTCCTCGCTACGGGCACGTGTGGAGCAACTACACACCCGCCGCCGGTTATTACCCGCTCGCCCCGTGGGTGGGGTTCGCGGTGCTCTGCGGGTGGGCGGCATTGGCGTTCGGG from Actinomadura rubteroloni includes these protein-coding regions:
- a CDS encoding DUF1349 domain-containing protein; translation: MTVFARLLHAEWTKFRTVRGWVAAVLIAFFATVLVGLLGTGGTKLPHGPVPPLPTGPGGEAVSDAFFFVHRTLSGDGSLTVRLASLTGADGAGAMPWAKGGILVKAGTRPGSSYAAVLLTGAHGTRMQHDFTHDRAGRPGSGPRWLRLVRTGALVTGSESADGVRWTTIGTARVRSGVVETGMFATSPASFRTSGRSVTENPAVATAVFDHVDARGAFGGAWRDEQLGGDPYGPGMRAEMRPGLRTAGGTFTLTGAGDIAPLVGGPALGNAFPVEAFLVGAFAGLIALAVLGATAMTAEYRRGMIRTTLAASPHPGRVLAAKAVVLGAVAFTVGTAAALVAVRVGEHRVRADGYAIFTVPALTEVRAVAGTGLLLAAAAILALGAGTVLRRGAVAVTGIVVLIVIPYILAMSAVLPSGAANWVLRVSPAAGFAVQQTLPRYGHVWSNYTPAAGYYPLAPWVGFAVLCGWAALAFGSAVILLRRRDA